The nucleotide sequence ATCCAATCCCATGGTCCGCATTTATTTCCCCTCTCGATGGTTCCTTAAATAGGATTTAACCAGTTCCTCGATAATTTCATCCCGCTCTAGCTTGCGGATGATATTGCGGGCATCCCGATGGCGGGGAATATAGGCCGGGTCGCCAGAGAGCAAATATCCGACAATCTGGTTGATCGGGTTATACCCCTTATCCTGCAAGGCTTCATAGACCTGCAGCAGGACTTCATTGGCATCATGCTCAAAAGGCTCTTCGGGAAAATTAAATCTCATCGTTTTATCAAACGAGCTCATCGAATGCACCTCACTTTTAAAAAATGGCAGGCAAATTTTTCTTTAGGTTATCTTCATTCTACACTACTTTACTTTTATATCAAATTGATTTAACCCATTCTTCAGCAAATTGAAGAGCATTGTCAAGTTTTGATGGGTCTTTTCCGCCAGCCTGTGCCATATCTGGACGGCCTCCGCCGCCTCCGCCGCAAATTGCCGCTGCTTCCTTGATCAGTTTTCCAGCTTGATAACCTCTTTTAATCAAGTCATCAGTTACTGCTGCAATCAGGTTTACTTTACTGCCATCAGTCATACCAAGCAGGATAACAGCTGAGCCAAGCTTCTGCTTCAAGTCATCAGCCATATTTCGCAGGCTGTTCATATCAGCTGCTTCAACGCGCGCTGCCAGCAACTGGACACCGTTCACTTCTTTGACCTTGGAAGTTAGGCTTCCTGCTTCAATATTACCCAATTTAGCTGATAGAGATTCATTTTCGCGCTGAATCTGCTTCATTTCAATAAGCATTGAGTCGATTCTGTTTGCAATTTCTTTAGGAGATGTCTTAAGTTTAGCTGCCGCATCTTTCAGGATGCTGATTTGATCATTCAGCACTTTGTAAGCTGCTTCGCCTGTTACAGCTTCAATCCTTCTTGTACCTGCACCAATGCCGCCCTCGGATACAATTTTGAACAATCCAATCACAGAAGTATTAGGAACATGGCAGCCTCCACAAAGCTCAAGACTGTAATCGCCAACTTTTACAACACGGACAATATCTCCGTATTTTTCGCC is from Mesobacillus boroniphilus and encodes:
- a CDS encoding IreB family regulatory phosphoprotein; amino-acid sequence: MSSFDKTMRFNFPEEPFEHDANEVLLQVYEALQDKGYNPINQIVGYLLSGDPAYIPRHRDARNIIRKLERDEIIEELVKSYLRNHREGK